A genomic region of Mycobacterium sp. Aquia_213 contains the following coding sequences:
- the yidD gene encoding membrane protein insertion efficiency factor YidD, with translation MTAPVRAGVSGASRTAVRGLVFLIQLYRHMVSPLRPATCRFMPTCSQYAVEALTEYGLIRGSWLAAARLVKCGPWHRGGWDPIPERASEHRGCRVDFADTSAVGDDPAPRGESESFVVRSV, from the coding sequence ATGACGGCGCCGGTGCGCGCGGGAGTGAGCGGTGCGAGCAGGACCGCGGTGCGTGGGCTGGTTTTCCTGATCCAGCTGTACCGGCACATGGTGTCGCCGCTGCGGCCGGCGACATGTCGCTTCATGCCGACCTGCAGTCAATACGCCGTCGAGGCCCTCACCGAATACGGGTTGATTCGGGGGAGCTGGCTGGCGGCGGCCCGGCTCGTCAAATGTGGACCATGGCATCGGGGAGGATGGGACCCGATACCGGAACGTGCCTCAGAACACCGGGGTTGCCGGGTGGACTTTGCAGACACCAGCGCCGTCGGGGATGACCCGGCGCCGCGAGGGGAGAGTGAATCTTTTGTCGTTCGATCTGTTTAG
- the yidC gene encoding membrane protein insertase YidC, translating into MTRRREGRVNLLSFDLFSLDFVYYPVSWIMWVWYKLFGALLGPSNFFAWALSVMFLVFTLRALLYKPFVRQIRTTRQMQELQPQIKALQKKYGKDRQRMALEMQKLQREHGFNPILGCLPMLAQIPVFLGLYHVLRSFNRTTGGFGQPQMSVVQNRATGNYVFSPTDVGHFLDANLFGAPIGASMTQRTGLDAFIDFSRPSVILVGAPVMIMAGIATYFNSRASVARQSPEAAANPQTAMMNKMALYVFPLGVVVGGPFLPLAIILYWFANNIWTFGQQHYVFNMIEKEDEAKKQEVLQRRAANAPAPGAKPKRKAAPASGNGAPPVDDGAPETDAGGGAAEGKTTGAAPDKPDSAGGTDGPATRTPRPGARPKRRKR; encoded by the coding sequence ATGACCCGGCGCCGCGAGGGGAGAGTGAATCTTTTGTCGTTCGATCTGTTTAGCCTCGACTTCGTCTACTACCCGGTGTCGTGGATCATGTGGGTTTGGTACAAGCTGTTCGGCGCGCTGCTGGGACCCTCGAACTTTTTCGCGTGGGCACTGTCGGTGATGTTCCTCGTGTTCACGCTGCGGGCATTGCTCTACAAGCCGTTCGTGCGCCAGATCCGCACCACCCGCCAGATGCAGGAGCTGCAGCCACAGATCAAGGCGCTGCAGAAGAAGTACGGCAAGGATCGTCAGCGCATGGCGCTCGAGATGCAGAAGCTGCAACGCGAGCACGGGTTCAACCCGATCCTGGGCTGCCTGCCGATGCTCGCCCAGATCCCCGTGTTCCTCGGGCTCTATCACGTGCTGCGTTCGTTCAACCGGACGACGGGCGGCTTCGGACAGCCGCAGATGTCGGTAGTCCAGAACCGGGCGACGGGCAACTACGTGTTCAGCCCGACGGACGTCGGGCACTTCCTGGATGCGAATCTGTTCGGCGCGCCGATCGGGGCGTCCATGACGCAGCGCACCGGGTTGGACGCCTTCATTGATTTCAGCCGGCCCTCGGTCATCTTGGTCGGCGCTCCGGTGATGATCATGGCCGGCATCGCCACCTACTTCAACAGCCGCGCATCGGTGGCGCGACAGAGTCCCGAGGCCGCCGCCAATCCGCAGACCGCGATGATGAACAAAATGGCGCTGTACGTGTTCCCGCTCGGCGTCGTGGTCGGCGGCCCGTTCCTGCCGCTGGCCATCATCCTGTACTGGTTCGCCAACAACATCTGGACCTTCGGCCAGCAGCACTACGTGTTCAACATGATTGAGAAAGAGGACGAGGCCAAGAAGCAAGAGGTGCTGCAACGGCGCGCGGCCAACGCACCGGCGCCGGGAGCCAAGCCGAAGCGCAAGGCAGCGCCGGCGAGTGGTAACGGCGCACCACCGGTCGACGACGGCGCACCGGAGACGGATGCCGGGGGCGGCGCGGCCGAAGGAAAGACAACGGGCGCTGCACCGGACAAACCGGATTCGGCCGGAGGCACCGACGGCCCGGCCACCCGCACGCCCCGACCCGGGGCTCGACCGAAGAGACGGAAGCGCTGA